The following proteins are encoded in a genomic region of Arachis stenosperma cultivar V10309 chromosome 4, arast.V10309.gnm1.PFL2, whole genome shotgun sequence:
- the LOC130972999 gene encoding putative 1-phosphatidylinositol-3-phosphate 5-kinase FAB1C, whose amino-acid sequence MGIPDSSLLDLIEKLRNWVSWGGSDLSCLSEKFDMLNSGCKMCCECNRNLTEIAQQKYNCKSCGRWLCAKCVRGYDLVPNAESGNNGFGETTIRSCKFCSGANNNNSNRVLKYSEKVHPSASPQESPRQSPEPPSPCFSVESERISSPINTELNQGNHFERYLHDHDCGYYPQSMTRRMSSSGTLASSVSIHQSTIRSDEEEIEDSAKHFHRRSRTYCDNYSDIDSSSFSARHDTYNYNSVGSSPSDSPSRNDFTSSRVGLLVQKGQEKIPGSQHDGPFSQQSTAVLRKPEQGTDYAYNTAYFSDDLSIFWNQNENSQRPLDFENNGLIWFPPAPEDENDDAESNFFAYDDEDDDIGDSGAIFSSSSSLSNIFPTKEKQNEGNKEPLKAVIQGHFRALVSQLLQGEGIKLGKENDPEDWLDIVATIAWQAANFVRPDTSRGGSMDPGDYVKVKCVASGSPSESTLIKGVVCTKNIKHKRMTSQYKKPRLLLLAGALEYQKVPNQLASFDTLLQQENDHLKMIISKIEALRPNVLLVERSVASCAQQYLLAKEISLVLNVKRPLLERIARCTGAHITPSVDSLSKARVGHCDLFRLDKMVEDHETATNFQKKPSKTLMFFEGCPRRLGCTVLLKGTNRADLKKIKHAVQFAVFAAYHLSLETSFLADEGATLPKMIVKHSMDMPEIAAIDADISNSLPSSMCHSEADADLDSKKLGSLDSPSKHLDDHNFHSYTSTMVDYSSTENVLSDSCCSNLTSNLTARPDYLNNCNELEGDTLFSTRDLSQEELQETMVQEEREHGEVVDMTRDKVNEDEFSGEYFSATESNQSILVYFSSHCVSKGTVCERNRLLRIKFYGSFDKPLGRYLRDDLFDLTSCCQFCKEPADAHVLCFTHQQGNLTINVRRLPSVKLPGEKDGKIWMWHRCLRCPLVDGVPPATRRVVMSDAAWGLSFGKFLELSFSNHATANRVATCGHSLQRDCLRFYGYGSMVAFFRYSPIDILSVHLPPSVLEFGHNQEDWTRKEAGELFRKVETLYVEISDALDRLERSVTSHGMGNELSDTCEIHHNILELKDMLQRDRKDYHNVLLSTLETPLPGKMAVDILELNRLRRSLLIGSYVWDHRLYSLDSHIKRSRRFKGKQENESCPEVKEPSIDSFHKDRNVDNVSQQDNHRPLKLHEPDEVHMVGEPDDSLGPCTSEALTCHRDEEETHSDGEVVVNRALSECFPHRESNLSEKIDSAWTGTGTEQPHTKVEPLHTAQSSVLPAGSVRHSFPNDNPPFRRLMQPIRVHSFDSALRVQERIKKVLPSSLHLSTLRSFHASGEYKNMVRDPVSNVFQSYFQMLPWEAQRLNLILSATPSFISSCSHIAEGARLLLPQTHNGDRVIAVYDNEYSSIISYALSSKEHEDWVSGKSDLQDASLTAAREKSREDLATSSFNAWGSLDLDYINYASYMSEDATSSLGSLIRDPKKSSHFQISFGDDSLGAGGRVNFSVTCYFAKQFEALRKKCCSNEVDFVRSLSRCQRWRAQGGKSNVYFAKSLDERFIIKQVTKTELDSFEEFAPQYFKYLMDSLNPGGPTCLAKILGLYQVTIKYPKGGKETRIDVMIMENLFYNRKISRVYDLKGSERSRYNPDTTGTNKVMLDMNLLEALRTKPIFLGSRAKRRLERAVWNDTSFLASVDVMDYSLLVGVDDERKELVLGIIDFMRQYTWDKHLETWVKASGILGGPKNAAPTIVSPKQYKKRFRKAMTTYFLTLPEQWSS is encoded by the exons ATGGGAATACCTGACAGTTCTCTACTAGATCTAATAGAAAAGCTTAGGAATTGGGTTTCTTGGGGAGGAAGTGATTTGTCTTGTTTGTCTGAGAAATTTGATATGCTCAACAGTGGCTGCAAAATGTGTTGCGAGTGCAATAGAAACCTCACTGAAATTGCACAGCAGAAGTACAATTGCAAGAGTTGTGGCCGGTGGTTGTGTGCCAAATGCGTCCGGGGTTATGATCTTGTTCCGAATGCTGAATCTGGCAACAATGGATTCGGGGAAACCACCATAAGGTCTTGCAAGTTCTGTTCAGGtgctaataataataacagtAATAGGGTGTTGAAGTATAGTGAGAAAGTGCATCCTTCAGCTTCTCCACAAGAGAGTCCAAGACAGAGTCCTGAGCCACCTTCGCCATGTTTTAGTGTTGAGAGTGAGAGAATTAGTTCTCCAATCAATACTGAGTTGAATCAGGGAAATCACTTTGAAAGATATCTCCATGACCATGACTGTGGTTATTATCCTCAATCCATGACAAGGAGGATGAGCTCGTCTGGTACTCTAGCATCTTCGGTATCAATTCATCAATCTACCATCAG GAGtgatgaagaagagattgaggATTCTGCCAAGCACTTTCATAGGCGATCACGTACATATTGTGACAATTATTCAGATATAGATTCAAGTAGCTTTAGTGCTAGACATGACACTTACAACTATAATTCTGTGGGGTCAAGTCCTTCAGATAGCCCTTCTAGGAATGATTTTACTTCTAGTCGGGTTGGGCTCCTTGTACAGAAGGGGCAAGAGAAAATCCCTGGCTCGCAACATGATGGTCCCTTTAGTCAACAAAGCACGGCTGTATTAAGAAAGCCTGAACAAGGGACTGATTATGCATATAATACTGCTTATTTTTCTGATGACTTGTCAATTTTCTGGAATCAGAATGAGAATTCACAGAGGCCATTGGATTTTGAAAACAACGGTCTTATCTGGTTCCCGCCAGCACCTGAAGATGAAAATGACGATGCCGAAAGCAATTTTTTCGCATACGACGATGAGGATGATGATATTGGTGACTCTGGTGCCATCTTCTCATCCAGTAGCAGTTTATCTAACATATTTCCCACAAAGGAGAAGCAAAATGAGGGAAATAAAGAACCTTTAAAAGCTGTCATACAGGGGCATTTTAGAGCTCTTGTTTCACAGCTTTTACAAGGAGAGGGAATTAAACTTGGTAAGGAAAATGATCCTGAGGACTGGCTTGACATAGTGGCAACGATTGCGTGGCAGGCTGCTAACTTTGTCAGACCAGATACTAGCCGAGGCGGCAGTATGGATCCTGGCGATTATGTAAAGGTCAAATGTGTAGCATCTGGAAGCCCGAGTGAGAG CACCCTTATAAAAGGAGTTGTTTGTACAAAAAATATTAAGCATAAGCGCATGACCTCTCAATACAAAAAGCCTAGGCTGCTCCTTTTAGCAGGAGCACTGGAGTATCAGAAGGTTCCGAATCAACTTGCTTCTTTTGATACATTGTTGCAGCAG GAAAATGATCATCTCAAGAtgataatttcgaaaattgaagcTCTTCGACCAAATGTTTTGCTGGTAGAAAGAAGTGTAGCTTCATGTGCTCAACAATATTTGCTAGCAAAGGAAATCTCCCTGGTGTTGAATGTTAAAAGGCCTTTGCTCGAGCGAATAGCTCGCTGCACTGGTGCTCATATCACTCCATCAGTGGATAGTTTATCCAAAGCACGAGTGGGGCACTGTGATCTGTTCCGCTTAGACAAAATGGTTGAAGATCATGAGACTGCTACTAATTTTCAAAAGAAGCCATCCAAAACATTGATGTTTTTTGAAGGTTGTCCTCGGCGATTGGGATGTACT GTTTTACTGAAGGGAACGAACCGTGCAGATctaaagaaaattaaacatgCTGTGCAATTTGCAGTTTTTGCAGCTTATCATTTATCTCTTGAGACCTCATTCCTTGCTGATGAAGGTGCTACCCTTCCCAAAATGATAGTAAAGCACTCAATGGACATGCCTGAGATTGCAGCAATTGATGCTGATATTTCTAACTCACTCCCTTCAAGCATGTGCCACTCGGAGGCTGATGCTGATCTTGATTCTAAAAAGCTTGGAAGTTTGGACTCACCATCAAAGCATCTTGATGACCATAATTTTCATTCATACACAAGCACCATGGTGGATTATAGTAGTACTGAGAATGTACTCTCAGATTCATGCTGTAGTAATTTAACTTCTAATCTGACTGCGCGACCAGACTATTTGAATAATTGTAATGAATTGGAGGGGGACACTTTGTTCAGCACAAGGGACCTTTCGCAAGAAGAATTGCAAGAAACCATGGTTCAAGAGGAGAGGGAGCATGGTGAAGTTGTTGACATGACAAGAGACAAGGTTAATGAGGACGAGTTCTCAGGTGAATACTTTTCTGCCACAGAGAGTAATCAGAGCATATTGGTGTACTTCTCCAGTCATTGTGTATCAAAAGGGACGGTATGTGAACGCAATAGGTTGCTGCGCATAAAATTCTATGGCTCTTTTGATAAGCCACTTGGGAGGTATCTTCGTGATGATCTCTTTGATCTG ACATCTTGCTGCCAGTTTTGTAAAGAGCCAGCAGATGCACACGTCCTTTGTTTTACACACCAACAGGGAAATCTTACAATCAATGTGAGGCGCCTTCCCTCGGTGAAATTACCAGGGGAAAAAGATGGTAAGATTTGGATGTGGCACCGATGTCTCAGGTGTCCTCTCGTAGATGGAGTTCCACCAGCAACTCGCAGAGTTGTTATGTCAGATGCTGCTTGGGGGTTGTCTTTTGGAAAGTTTCTGGAACTTAGCTTTTCAAACCATGCAACTGCTAATCGGGTTGCAACCTGTGGACATTCTTTGCAGAGGGACTGCCTCCGTTTTTACGG GTATGGGAGTATGGTTGCTTTCTTCCGGTATTCCCCTATTGATATTCTATCTGTCCATCTGCCCCCATCTGTGTTAGAATTCGGCCACAATCAAGAGGACTGGACTAGAAAGGAGGCAGGAGAG CTTTTTCGGAAAGTGGAAACATTGTATGTGGAGATATCGGATGCACTTGATCGGCTTGAAAGAAGTGTTACCTCTCATGGCATGGGAAATGAGCTGTCAGATACGTGCGAAATTCATCATAACATACTGGAGCTGAAAGATATGCTTCAAAGAGATAGAAAAGATTATCAC AATGTGCTACTATCAACTTTAGAGACTCCGCTACCGGGGAAGATGGCTGTAGACATTCTTGAACTAAATCGCTTGAGACGTTCACTTCTAATTGGTTCATATGTCTGGGATCACCGATTATACTCGTTGGACTCTCATATCAAAAGAAGTCGTCGTTTCAAGGGTAAACAGGAAAATGAATCATGCCCAGAGGTAAAAGAACCAAGCATTGATTCGTTTCACAAGGATCGGAATGTGGATAATGTGTCTCAGCAAGATAATCATCGGCCTTTAAAATTGCATGAGCCCGATGAAGTTCATATGGTTGGAGAACCTGATGACTCACTTGGACCTTGTACTTCTGAAGCATTAACATGCCATCGTGATGAAGAGGAAACACACTCGGATGGTGAAGTTGTTGTCAACAGAGCATTATCTGAGTGCTTTCCGCACAGGGAATCCAATCTTTCTGAGAAAATAGATTCTGCGTGGACTGGGACAGGAACCGAGCAACCTCATACAAAAGTTGAACCACTTCATACAGCACAATCCAGTGTTTTACCAGCAGGATCTGTTCGGCATTCTTTTCCAAATGATAACCCTCCTTTTAGAAGGTTGATGCAACCAATCAGAGTTCATTCTTTTGATTCAGCATTAAGAGTCCAGGAAAGAATCAAGAAAGTCTTGCCCTCCTCATTACATTTATCAACACTCAGATCTTTTCATGCTTCCGGAGAATACAAGAATATGGTTAGGGACCCTGTCTCTAATGTTTTTCAAAGTTACTTTCAAATGTTGCCGTGGGAGGCACAGAGGCTAAATTTGATACTGAGCGCCACACCATCATTCATCTCCTCGTGTTCTCACATAGCCGAAGGTGCTCGGTTGCTGCTTCCCCAAACACATAATGGTGACAGAGTTATTGCTGTTTATGACAATGAATACTCTAGCATAATATCCTATGCTCTTAGCTCTAAGGAACATGAAGATTGGGTTTCCGGGAAGTCAGACCTGCAAGATGCTAGCTTGACTGCTGCTCGCGAGAAAAGCAGAGAAGATTTGGCTACATCTAGCTTTAATGCATGGGGTTCTCTGGACTTGGATTATATCAATTATGCTAGTTATATGTCCGAAGATGCTACATCTTCCCTTGGTTCTCTTATCCGGGACCCCAAGAAATCTTCACACTTTCAGATTTCTTTTGGTGATGACTCTTTGGGTGCTGGAGGTAGAGTGAATTTTTCTGTCACTTGCTATTTTGCGAAGCAGTTCGAAGCACTTAGGAAAAAGTGCTGCTCCAATGAAGTTGATTTCGTGAGATCTTTGAGTCGTTGCCAGAGATGGAGAGCACAAGGAGGGAAAAGTAATGTATACTTCGCCAAGTCGTTGGACGAAAGGTTCATTATTAAACAAGTCACGAAGACAGAATTGGATTCTTTCGAGGAATTCGCTCCGCAATACTTCAAATACCTTATGGATTCCTTGAACCCGGGAGGGCCGACTTGCCTTGCCAAAATTCTTGGTTTATATCAG GTCACTATCAAATACCCTAAAGGTGGGAAAGAAACCAGGATAGATGTAATGATAATGGAGAATCTCTTTTACAACAGAAAGATATCCAGGGTATATGATCTGAAAGGGTCAGAAAGATCTAGGTACAATCCAGATACAACAGGCACTAACAAAGTGATGCTGGACATGAACCTGTTAGAAGCATTGAGGACGAAACCCATATTTCTTGGTAGTAGGGCTAAGCGAAGACTCGAGAGAGCCGTATGGAACGACACATCCTTTTTAGCA TCTGTTGATGTTATGGACTATTCGTTGCTGGTCGGGGTGGACGACGAGCGCAAGGAGCTGGTTCTCGGGATCATTGACTTCATGAGACAGTACACTTGGGACAAGCATTTAGAGACATGGGTTAAGGCTTCTGGAATCCTTGGCGGTCCGAAGAACGCTGCCCCAACCATAGTCTCACCGAAACAATACAAGAAGAGGTTCCGGAAGGCCATGACGACATACTTCCTCACCTTACCGGAGCAGTGGTCATCTTGA